A single region of the Ignavibacteria bacterium genome encodes:
- a CDS encoding T9SS type A sorting domain-containing protein encodes MKKILVTILLLYPVIVLGQKIYINEFLAINSTTNRDNFGRYEDWIELYNPNSYSIFLSGYRLTDDPLLPNKWIFPDNVIIPSRGFVLIWASDRDTAVGNFLHVKFKLSGSGEFIGLSSPVQTFVDSITFGQQTADVSYIRKSDGSSIWQFSQTPTPGISNDSLHLVPLSEPIFSRIAGIYSAPISLTLSHPTQNVLIYYTLDGSNPTTSSIKYTSPLFIDSTKVVRAIAASSTRKPSEIISSTYIIQPIGSLPILSLITDPRNLTSPDSGIFVFYDSTGHDWERPVTAHYFNRFNNTKFEIDAGMRVHGGSSRSRSKKSMRLYFKSKYGEPKLEYKLFNNSSIKKFDELVIRAGSNDMNLMSSRWSMVRDQLVTDLYSKTRGYYTKGNFAQVFLNGKPHGLFNLREHISKDFIKDNLGIYNPDLLEDFTEELGDKIEWNILWNFLQTNTVLDTEKYKFVEDRVDIDNYIDYQIYEIYAGNEDWPHHNIYWVRDRQGGKWNCILWDVDRAFRTYSHSIWNSLAWALRDTVRTDLYYSDAPYKVPATIIFRRLMTNDNFKNKFIARFTDLLNTEFQPENVIRILDSLAHHINSDIEFETKAWGSSYSQWLKNLDTIRTNINVKIDSMRKYIATQFGFNGTKPIIVNTSDPFKGRIWVNNLLIPSGSWRGEYFKGVKVTISATPAIGFKFVRWADTTLSTKATFTKTISSTTNLEAIFEPDTAAITIKANDVIINEYWCSDNGTKYQTIGNRPIEGSWVELLVTKSGGVDLRGWRLTINETKTTRNPLNPNEGSIVFGAVSQFANVPKGTYILIIAEKKTLNDYYFQEDDLDFSDSTMILYIGNRNLILNSDISFNLPELNHSIALLHPGKTDSYSDDIGVDFIAESSTVTPTSFGITANGVSFINPFLGIGDDDGAIFANSAIGIFNNDDGVDPTPHDRYPGKGGWIVDPAKEFTGDDPTNPLQINILTPGKRNYSLTTSVAGEILPTEYKLYQNYPNPFNPSTRIRFSIPNGEHVQIKIYDILGREIANLMNEYKSAGSYEINFEASKYYLSSGIYFIRLNSGKFESVIKTMLLK; translated from the coding sequence ATGAAGAAAATTTTGGTAACTATTCTATTACTATACCCAGTAATTGTATTAGGTCAAAAAATTTATATCAATGAATTTTTAGCGATTAATAGCACAACTAATCGCGATAATTTTGGCAGATATGAGGACTGGATTGAACTTTACAATCCAAATTCTTACTCAATTTTTTTATCAGGTTATCGTCTTACAGATGATCCACTCCTTCCGAATAAATGGATTTTTCCAGATAATGTAATAATTCCTTCGAGAGGATTCGTGCTGATTTGGGCTTCAGATAGGGATACTGCTGTCGGCAATTTCCTTCACGTAAAATTTAAATTAAGCGGAAGCGGTGAATTCATTGGATTGAGTTCGCCCGTACAAACATTTGTTGATTCCATTACTTTTGGACAACAGACTGCAGATGTGAGTTATATAAGAAAAAGTGATGGAAGCTCAATCTGGCAATTTAGTCAGACTCCGACTCCTGGCATCTCAAACGATAGTCTTCATCTTGTTCCATTATCTGAACCAATTTTCTCAAGAATTGCAGGAATCTATTCGGCACCAATTTCACTCACACTAAGTCACCCTACACAAAATGTTTTGATCTACTACACTCTCGATGGTTCTAATCCAACGACTTCAAGTATTAAATATACTTCACCACTTTTTATTGACTCAACGAAAGTCGTTCGGGCGATTGCAGCAAGTTCAACTAGAAAGCCGAGTGAAATTATTTCAAGTACATATATAATTCAGCCAATTGGCAGTCTGCCGATTTTATCTCTAATAACTGATCCAAGAAATCTCACATCCCCCGACTCAGGAATTTTTGTTTTTTATGATTCCACCGGGCATGATTGGGAAAGACCGGTAACAGCACATTATTTTAATCGATTTAATAATACAAAATTTGAAATTGATGCCGGCATGAGAGTCCATGGTGGTTCATCTCGCAGTCGCTCCAAAAAATCTATGAGATTGTATTTCAAATCAAAATACGGCGAACCTAAATTGGAGTATAAGCTTTTTAATAATTCGAGTATTAAGAAATTCGATGAACTTGTAATTCGTGCTGGATCGAATGATATGAATTTGATGAGCAGCCGTTGGTCTATGGTAAGAGATCAATTGGTTACAGACCTTTACTCCAAAACCAGAGGATATTACACAAAGGGAAATTTTGCACAAGTTTTTTTGAATGGAAAACCACACGGTTTATTTAATTTAAGAGAACATATCAGTAAAGATTTCATTAAGGACAATTTAGGAATTTACAATCCAGATTTGTTGGAGGATTTCACTGAAGAATTGGGAGATAAAATTGAATGGAACATACTATGGAATTTTTTGCAGACAAATACAGTATTGGATACTGAAAAATATAAATTTGTTGAAGACCGAGTGGATATTGATAACTATATTGATTACCAAATCTACGAAATATATGCTGGCAATGAAGATTGGCCGCATCATAATATTTATTGGGTAAGAGATCGTCAGGGCGGAAAATGGAATTGCATTTTGTGGGATGTCGACAGGGCATTTAGAACTTATTCTCACAGTATTTGGAATTCTCTCGCTTGGGCATTGAGAGATACTGTCCGAACAGATTTATATTATAGCGATGCCCCTTATAAGGTTCCTGCGACAATTATTTTTAGAAGGTTAATGACAAATGACAACTTCAAAAATAAGTTTATAGCAAGATTCACTGATCTGTTAAATACTGAATTTCAGCCTGAAAATGTTATTCGCATTCTTGATTCTCTGGCTCATCATATTAATTCCGATATTGAGTTTGAAACAAAAGCTTGGGGGAGTTCATATTCCCAATGGTTAAAAAATTTGGACACTATTCGTACAAATATTAATGTGAAAATTGACAGCATGAGAAAATACATCGCGACTCAATTTGGATTCAACGGAACAAAGCCAATTATAGTGAACACTTCAGATCCATTTAAAGGAAGAATTTGGGTTAATAATCTTTTAATCCCATCCGGATCATGGAGAGGGGAATACTTCAAAGGTGTTAAGGTAACAATTTCTGCAACTCCTGCAATTGGATTTAAGTTTGTTCGATGGGCGGATACGACTCTTTCAACGAAAGCAACATTTACAAAAACAATTTCAAGTACTACAAACCTTGAAGCGATTTTTGAACCCGATACTGCCGCAATCACAATCAAAGCTAATGATGTAATCATCAATGAGTATTGGTGCAGTGACAATGGTACGAAATATCAAACTATTGGGAACCGACCAATTGAAGGTTCTTGGGTCGAATTATTAGTTACGAAATCCGGCGGTGTCGATTTAAGAGGATGGAGATTAACTATCAATGAAACAAAAACAACAAGAAATCCGCTTAATCCAAACGAAGGATCGATAGTTTTTGGAGCCGTTTCTCAATTTGCTAATGTTCCAAAAGGAACATATATATTGATTATCGCTGAGAAAAAAACACTGAACGATTATTATTTCCAAGAAGATGATTTAGATTTTTCTGACAGCACGATGATTCTGTATATTGGAAACAGAAATTTAATTCTAAATTCTGACATCTCTTTCAATTTACCTGAATTGAATCACAGCATTGCATTGCTGCATCCTGGAAAAACGGATTCTTATAGTGATGACATTGGGGTAGATTTTATCGCCGAGAGTTCAACAGTAACTCCAACTTCATTTGGCATAACAGCTAATGGTGTTAGTTTTATAAATCCTTTTTTAGGAATCGGTGATGATGACGGAGCAATATTTGCAAATAGTGCAATCGGAATTTTTAATAATGACGATGGAGTTGATCCTACACCGCACGACAGATATCCGGGCAAAGGTGGTTGGATTGTTGATCCAGCGAAAGAATTTACCGGAGATGACCCAACAAATCCGCTTCAGATTAACATCCTTACACCTGGTAAACGAAACTACTCGCTGACAACAAGTGTAGCTGGGGAAATACTTCCGACAGAATATAAGCTGTATCAAAATTATCCTAATCCGTTTAATCCATCGACTAGGATTCGTTTCAGTATTCCAAATGGGGAACATGTCCAAATCAAGATTTACGATATCCTTGGGAGAGAAATTGCAAATTTAATGAATGAATATAAATCTGCCGGTTCTTACGAAATTAACTTTGAAGCTTCGAAATATTATTTGTCAAGCGGGATTTATTTCATTCGGCTGAATTCAGGGAAGTTTGAAAGTGTAATCAAAACTATGTTGCTCAAATAA
- a CDS encoding guanosine monophosphate reductase: protein MKIYTKEELNNYNYSLTYDDISLIPTKISELRSRSDIKIGTDVLGHNLNVPVLSSPMDTVTGIEMCNELTNLGAIGILNRFDSSLDSLINNGDENEGIRAVSIGLDTNESIIEKLAEKNYIICIDTANASNTYVLQKTEEIKKKYSVKIIVGNIAHGAMLQTLVDSGADAIRVGIGNGSVCTTSIQTGIGIGQVSSLLNVYFQREKNKLDIKIIADGGIKSAGDIAKAVCLGADAVMLGRMIAGTKETPGEVIKYGGQLWKKYRGSASFGVKLKNVFIEGEETMVPYKGVVKNVIDSVVDGLRSCMSYMNCQTLEDLRDSDSFAVLSNSSFIERLPKF from the coding sequence ATGAAAATTTATACCAAAGAAGAATTAAACAATTATAATTACTCATTGACTTATGATGATATTAGTCTAATTCCTACTAAAATATCTGAACTTAGGTCAAGGTCAGACATAAAGATTGGAACCGATGTCTTAGGTCATAATCTAAACGTCCCAGTTCTTTCAAGCCCAATGGATACCGTCACTGGGATAGAAATGTGTAATGAACTTACAAATCTTGGTGCAATTGGTATCTTAAATAGATTTGATTCTTCTCTTGACTCTTTGATTAATAATGGAGATGAAAATGAAGGAATTCGGGCCGTGTCAATCGGACTTGATACAAATGAGTCGATTATAGAAAAACTTGCTGAGAAAAATTATATTATCTGCATTGACACTGCGAATGCGAGCAATACTTATGTGCTTCAGAAGACTGAGGAAATAAAGAAAAAATATTCTGTAAAAATAATAGTTGGGAACATCGCCCATGGTGCGATGCTTCAAACGCTTGTCGATTCTGGCGCCGATGCAATCCGTGTTGGAATTGGTAATGGTAGCGTTTGTACAACTTCAATACAAACGGGGATTGGGATTGGGCAGGTTTCATCATTATTAAATGTTTATTTTCAACGAGAGAAAAATAAACTCGATATAAAAATAATTGCCGATGGAGGAATAAAAAGTGCGGGTGATATTGCAAAAGCTGTTTGCCTCGGTGCTGATGCAGTCATGCTTGGTAGAATGATCGCTGGTACTAAAGAAACTCCGGGTGAAGTTATTAAGTACGGAGGTCAGCTCTGGAAAAAATATCGCGGCAGTGCAAGTTTTGGTGTTAAGCTGAAAAATGTTTTTATCGAAGGCGAAGAAACAATGGTGCCCTACAAAGGAGTGGTGAAAAATGTTATTGACAGTGTGGTAGATGGATTACGAAGCTGTATGAGTTATATGAATTGTCAAACACTCGAAGACTTAAGAGATTCAGATTCATTCGCTGTTTTGAGTAACAGTTCGTTCATAGAACGATTACCAAAATTCTAA
- a CDS encoding S9 family peptidase, protein MNLRITVLLVLFLPIISVAQKRAFEIEDLYKLKYISDPQLSPNENFLAYTLASYDLPKGKSNTDIYLMNLSNKSIKQLTHFKGADYNPRFSPDGKWLAFISTRSGESQIYLLPLNGGESKKITSVSTGIGEITWSPDSRFIAFSTTVFPACGSNDDCNKKINDSMSDGVIQAHMADELLYRHWTEYSDGKRSHIFSVNVESNEIKDLTPGDFDSPIFSLGGSTNFTFSPDGKELCFASNRDKSTSVSQATTTNSDLWILTSDSGDAINITPLNKAWDGSPKYSPDGKFIAYRTQSTPGYESDLIQLALYNRAAKKTEIVSVGFDNWINDFEWSEDSRLIYFTCEEKGGTPLYSINLTNKKIAKVLDANAIDAFTVSSINKAVFLVRRSTSEPSALFSFDLNGKKLNRLTFDNQSFENEIDIRPAEAYWTESKDGTKIHYFVVKPHNFNRAKKYPVILNVHGGPQSQWMDAFRGDWQVYPGKGYIVVFPNPRGSTGYGQKFTSEISKDWGGKVYEDLMAVMNEVEKLPFVDKDRIGAMGWSYGGYMMNWFQAKTKRFKCLVSMMGVYDLRSMYSSTEELWFPEWDLGGTPWDSKDIYDKWSPSNYVKNFSTPTLVITGKLDFRVPYSQSVEYFTDLQKMGVDSRLIIFKNDGHWPSFVKSMPLYYNAHLDWFSKYLGGEKAPWNMNKIIRNQIFE, encoded by the coding sequence ATGAATCTCAGGATAACCGTGTTGCTAGTTTTATTTCTTCCAATTATTAGTGTTGCACAAAAACGAGCATTCGAAATAGAAGATCTTTACAAACTCAAATATATCTCCGATCCACAGCTTTCACCGAATGAAAATTTTCTTGCTTACACTTTGGCCAGCTATGATCTCCCAAAAGGCAAATCGAATACTGACATTTATCTGATGAATTTATCAAACAAATCGATTAAACAATTGACACATTTCAAAGGAGCGGATTATAATCCAAGATTCTCACCAGATGGTAAATGGTTAGCATTTATATCGACCAGGTCAGGAGAATCGCAAATATATTTATTGCCGCTAAATGGAGGCGAATCAAAAAAGATTACTTCGGTATCTACAGGAATTGGAGAAATTACCTGGTCTCCAGATAGTCGATTTATTGCATTTTCAACAACCGTTTTCCCGGCATGCGGAAGTAATGATGATTGTAATAAGAAAATCAATGATTCGATGTCAGATGGAGTAATCCAGGCTCATATGGCAGACGAGCTTCTATACCGTCATTGGACAGAATATTCAGATGGGAAAAGAAGTCACATTTTTTCAGTCAATGTTGAATCGAATGAAATAAAAGATTTAACGCCTGGGGATTTCGACTCACCAATTTTTTCTCTTGGAGGTTCAACCAATTTTACTTTTTCTCCTGATGGGAAGGAATTATGCTTTGCTTCCAATCGCGACAAGTCAACTTCAGTTTCACAAGCAACGACAACGAATTCCGATTTGTGGATCCTAACTTCGGATAGTGGCGATGCAATAAACATTACACCGCTGAATAAAGCATGGGATGGTTCGCCAAAATACTCACCTGATGGAAAGTTTATTGCTTATCGAACACAATCTACACCAGGTTATGAATCTGATTTGATTCAATTAGCTTTATATAATAGAGCTGCAAAAAAAACGGAAATTGTTTCTGTCGGATTTGACAATTGGATCAATGATTTTGAGTGGAGTGAAGATTCAAGATTGATTTATTTTACCTGCGAAGAAAAGGGAGGAACTCCCTTGTATTCAATCAATCTTACAAATAAAAAAATTGCGAAAGTTTTAGATGCAAATGCCATTGATGCATTTACCGTTTCATCAATTAACAAGGCAGTCTTTCTGGTTCGCAGATCCACCTCTGAGCCTTCTGCTCTATTTTCCTTTGATTTAAATGGGAAAAAATTAAATCGACTTACATTTGATAATCAATCCTTTGAGAATGAAATAGATATTCGTCCGGCTGAAGCATATTGGACTGAGAGCAAAGACGGAACGAAAATTCATTACTTTGTTGTTAAGCCGCATAATTTTAATAGAGCGAAGAAGTATCCTGTAATTCTTAATGTCCATGGAGGTCCTCAATCGCAATGGATGGATGCATTCAGAGGTGATTGGCAAGTTTATCCTGGAAAAGGTTACATAGTTGTCTTTCCAAATCCCCGCGGCTCTACAGGTTATGGACAGAAATTTACCTCGGAAATTTCCAAAGATTGGGGAGGAAAAGTTTATGAAGATTTAATGGCTGTGATGAATGAAGTTGAAAAACTTCCGTTCGTTGATAAGGATCGAATTGGTGCAATGGGTTGGTCTTACGGCGGTTACATGATGAATTGGTTTCAAGCAAAAACAAAACGTTTCAAATGTTTAGTTTCGATGATGGGAGTTTATGATTTGCGTTCAATGTATAGTTCTACCGAAGAACTTTGGTTCCCAGAGTGGGACCTAGGTGGAACACCTTGGGACTCAAAAGATATTTATGATAAATGGTCCCCCTCGAATTATGTGAAGAACTTCAGTACACCGACTTTAGTGATTACGGGAAAACTTGACTTCCGAGTACCATACTCGCAAAGCGTGGAATACTTTACTGACCTGCAAAAAATGGGTGTTGATTCAAGACTAATCATCTTCAAAAACGATGGTCACTGGCCAAGTTTCGTAAAATCTATGCCGCTTTACTACAATGCTCATCTCGATTGGTTCAGCAAATATCTGGGTGGTGAAAAGGCACCATGGAATATGAACAAAATCATAAGAAATCAAATATTTGAATGA